From a single Nostoc sp. MS1 genomic region:
- the moeB gene encoding molybdopterin-synthase adenylyltransferase MoeB translates to MLNPNLEEIQLTKDDYERYSRHLILPEVGVEGQKRLKAASVLCIGTGGLGSPLLLYLAAAGIGRIGIVDFDVVDTSNLQRQVIHGTSWVGKPKIESAKNRIHEINPYCQVDLYETRLSSENALDIVKDYDIVVDGTDNFPTRYLVNDACVLLNKPNVYGSIFRFEGQATVFNYEGGPNYRDLYPEPPPPGLVPSCAEGGVLGILPGMIGVIQATETVKIILGKGNTLSGRLLLYNALDMTFRELKLRPNPERPVIEKLIDYEQFCGIPQAKAAEAQQQQEIQEMTVTQLKELLDSGAKDFVLLDVRNPNEYEIAKIPGSVLVPLPDIENGNGVAKVKEALNGHRLIAHCKMGGRSAKALAILKESGIVGTNVKGGITAWSREVDPSVPEY, encoded by the coding sequence ATGCTTAATCCCAATCTGGAAGAAATCCAGTTGACCAAAGACGACTACGAACGCTACTCCCGGCACTTAATTTTGCCGGAAGTGGGTGTGGAAGGACAAAAACGCCTCAAGGCTGCCAGTGTGTTGTGTATCGGTACTGGGGGGCTAGGTTCACCACTACTGTTATATTTAGCAGCCGCAGGTATTGGACGCATCGGCATTGTAGATTTCGATGTGGTTGATACTTCCAACTTGCAACGCCAAGTAATTCACGGCACATCCTGGGTAGGTAAACCCAAGATTGAATCCGCAAAAAACCGCATACATGAGATTAACCCCTACTGTCAGGTTGATCTCTACGAAACTCGCCTGAGTTCCGAAAATGCCCTAGATATCGTCAAGGATTACGATATTGTGGTGGATGGTACAGATAACTTCCCCACTAGATATCTAGTTAACGACGCTTGTGTATTGTTGAACAAGCCCAACGTTTACGGTTCGATTTTCCGCTTTGAAGGACAAGCAACGGTATTTAATTACGAAGGCGGCCCGAACTACCGCGACTTGTACCCAGAACCACCACCACCAGGATTAGTTCCTTCCTGTGCAGAAGGTGGAGTATTAGGTATCCTGCCGGGAATGATTGGTGTCATCCAAGCCACAGAAACAGTCAAAATCATTTTAGGCAAAGGTAATACCCTCAGTGGCAGACTGTTACTGTACAACGCCTTAGATATGACATTCCGCGAGTTGAAACTGCGTCCTAACCCCGAACGCCCAGTAATTGAAAAGCTGATAGACTACGAACAATTCTGCGGTATTCCTCAAGCCAAAGCAGCCGAGGCGCAACAACAGCAAGAAATCCAAGAAATGACGGTGACACAACTTAAGGAGTTGTTAGACAGTGGCGCAAAAGATTTTGTGTTGCTAGATGTGCGTAACCCCAATGAATACGAAATAGCCAAAATTCCTGGTTCTGTCTTAGTGCCTTTACCAGACATTGAAAATGGTAATGGTGTAGCCAAAGTCAAAGAAGCACTCAACGGCCACCGCTTAATTGCTCATTGTAAAATGGGTGGGCGATCAGCTAAAGCTTTAGCCATCCTCAAAGAATCAGGCATTGTGGGAACCAATGTCAAAGGCGGTATCACCGCTTGGAGTCGAGAAGTAGATCCATCGGTTCCTGAATATTAA
- a CDS encoding chemotaxis protein CheB, whose protein sequence is MNSRRSKKSQSDTPDGEQQGNENQSFPIVGIGASAGGLEAFTQLLSHLPPDTGMGFVLIQHLSPDQKSILAEILANTTQMPVEQAQHEMVVEPNHVYVIPPNALMTISGGKLQLSPRPKIRGQVMSVDTFFFSLAEDQGNQAIAIILSGGDSDGARGLEAIKEAGGITFAQCQETAQVSSMTNTAVASGQVDFVLTPQEIAQELTKLSHHPYVNGTNPEKSAKIIPSAGDALSTIFSLLKAATGVNFHQYKETTLKRRILRRMTLYKLERLEDYVTYLQEHSEEVKALYGDVLISVTSFFRDPEAFNALKTKVFPNIIKAQNADFPIRIWVAGCSTGEEAYSIAICLLEYLQSQGIRKSIQIFATDINESAIEKARIGIYKHSQLIDVSRDRLQRFFVPVDGGYQISKPVRELCIFAKQNLIGDPPFSHLDLITCRNVLIYLSYAVQKKLLPIFHYGLKPTGFLMLGTSETVGDFTGSFTLVDRRYKLYSRKIGNTSQGIDLVSNNYQGETAQPPPQKSVEVWNNLEMEKVADQIVLAQFAPVGVVIDNELEIVQFRGQTSPYLQPPSGRPSFNLLKMAKEELRLELRSVIHQAKKRSVAVRKESIEIKESDHLKLVQIDVVPFNLANTTKPYFLVMFTQMEAMASSMLDVAKTPTANRRRKQTDDQDEINRISQELATTKEYLQSIIEEQQATNQDLRVANEEILSSNEELQSTNEELETAKEEIQATNEELNTINDELQRRNLESSQVTNDLQNLLSSINIPILMLGGDLRIRRFTPVAERIFNLIASDVGRPFSDINHNLNIPDLEQHILGVINTLNFKAQEIQDNEGHWYDLRIRPYRTVDNKIDGAVVVLVDINDFKRSAKQITAARDYAEAIVATVRESLVVLDTDLKVITANQFFYEKFHVSAEETEQRLIYEIGNGQWDIPQLRSLLEDILPHQSQFQNLEVEHEFEDIGRKIMRLNARKLSHIHDAPMILLVIEDITQQKQLESERTQLLSQEQAAREASETANRAKDEFLSILSHELRNPLNAMLGWASLLRTHDLDQDTVNQGLEAIERSAQAQASLISDLLDISRISSGRLRMDVQTIELVPIIEAAIAVVRLAAEAKSIQIHTNLDLTHRQIVGDPIRLQQVIWNLLSNAIKFTPVRGRIDITLEYTPYQAQIQVSDTGQGIKDDFLPHIFERFRQADGSRTRSNPGLGLGLSIVRHLIELHGGTVEATSPGENQGATFTIHLPLQSIQGQMSYFTPSESFNLTRTQLPTDNISSLAGLRVLVVDDEADIRQLFKLILEEYGIEVTTVASASAALSTLMANPNGYDLLLSDIGLPAEDGYSLIHQIRLLSPEIGGQIPAAALTAYAGHAEYVEALAAGFQTHIAKPIDPAQLVTLVATLTGRVRS, encoded by the coding sequence ATGAACTCTAGGCGGTCGAAGAAATCTCAGTCGGATACCCCTGATGGAGAACAGCAAGGGAACGAAAATCAATCATTTCCTATTGTCGGGATTGGAGCCTCTGCCGGAGGGTTGGAAGCTTTTACACAGTTACTCAGCCATTTACCCCCTGATACGGGTATGGGGTTTGTATTAATTCAGCATCTCAGTCCCGATCAAAAAAGTATTCTAGCTGAGATTTTAGCTAATACAACTCAAATGCCTGTGGAGCAAGCCCAGCATGAGATGGTGGTGGAACCAAATCATGTATATGTGATTCCACCTAATGCTTTAATGACTATCTCTGGTGGTAAGCTGCAACTGAGTCCGCGTCCCAAGATCCGAGGACAGGTAATGTCAGTTGATACGTTCTTCTTTTCTTTGGCAGAAGACCAGGGCAACCAAGCTATTGCCATCATCTTATCTGGGGGTGATTCTGATGGTGCAAGGGGACTGGAAGCCATAAAGGAAGCTGGCGGAATTACTTTTGCCCAGTGTCAAGAAACAGCACAAGTCAGCAGTATGACCAACACGGCTGTCGCTTCTGGTCAGGTAGACTTTGTATTAACACCACAAGAAATTGCCCAGGAGTTAACTAAACTTAGTCATCATCCCTACGTGAATGGAACAAACCCAGAAAAATCAGCGAAAATTATACCCTCGGCAGGTGACGCTCTTTCAACAATCTTTAGTCTGTTAAAGGCGGCGACGGGTGTAAATTTTCATCAATACAAAGAAACCACCCTCAAGCGTCGCATCCTCCGGCGGATGACTTTATATAAGTTGGAGAGATTAGAGGATTATGTAACTTATCTGCAAGAGCATTCCGAGGAAGTAAAAGCCCTGTATGGGGATGTGCTAATTAGTGTCACTAGTTTCTTCCGAGATCCCGAAGCTTTTAATGCTTTAAAAACTAAAGTATTTCCTAACATTATCAAAGCACAGAATGCTGATTTTCCCATCCGTATCTGGGTAGCGGGATGTTCGACTGGGGAAGAAGCCTACTCAATTGCTATCTGCTTACTGGAATATTTGCAAAGTCAGGGGATTCGTAAATCTATCCAGATTTTTGCCACTGATATTAATGAATCAGCCATCGAGAAAGCCAGAATCGGTATTTACAAGCATAGCCAATTAATTGATGTTTCACGCGATCGCCTGCAACGTTTTTTTGTACCTGTAGATGGTGGCTACCAAATCAGCAAGCCAGTGCGAGAGTTGTGCATCTTTGCTAAACAAAACCTCATCGGTGATCCTCCCTTTTCCCACCTTGACCTGATTACCTGCCGCAATGTCCTCATTTATTTGAGTTATGCTGTCCAAAAGAAACTTCTACCTATTTTTCACTATGGTTTAAAGCCAACAGGCTTTTTGATGCTTGGTACTTCAGAAACAGTAGGTGATTTTACTGGCTCGTTCACTTTGGTTGACAGAAGATACAAACTTTATTCCCGCAAAATAGGTAATACTTCCCAAGGAATTGATTTAGTTAGTAATAACTATCAGGGTGAAACTGCCCAACCTCCGCCACAAAAAAGCGTAGAAGTTTGGAATAATTTGGAAATGGAAAAAGTGGCTGACCAAATTGTGTTGGCTCAATTCGCTCCGGTGGGTGTAGTTATTGATAATGAATTAGAAATTGTCCAATTTCGCGGACAGACTAGCCCTTATCTGCAACCACCATCAGGCAGACCCAGCTTTAACCTGCTGAAAATGGCTAAAGAAGAATTACGGCTAGAATTACGTAGCGTCATTCACCAAGCGAAAAAACGCTCAGTAGCGGTGAGGAAAGAAAGTATTGAAATTAAAGAAAGTGATCACTTAAAACTGGTACAGATTGATGTAGTACCATTTAATCTAGCAAATACTACCAAGCCCTACTTTTTGGTGATGTTTACCCAAATGGAGGCGATGGCATCTTCTATGTTAGATGTAGCTAAAACTCCCACTGCTAATAGAAGACGTAAACAAACTGATGACCAGGATGAAATTAACCGCATCAGTCAAGAGTTAGCCACTACCAAAGAATATTTGCAATCAATTATTGAAGAACAACAAGCCACCAATCAAGACTTGAGAGTGGCTAACGAAGAAATTCTTTCCAGTAACGAAGAGTTGCAAAGTACCAATGAGGAATTAGAAACGGCGAAAGAGGAAATACAAGCAACTAATGAAGAATTAAACACAATTAACGATGAATTACAACGCCGCAACCTCGAATCCTCTCAAGTTACCAACGATTTACAAAACCTCCTCAGCAGTATCAATATTCCTATCCTCATGTTAGGGGGAGACTTACGCATTCGCCGCTTTACACCCGTAGCCGAAAGAATCTTTAACCTGATTGCTTCGGATGTTGGGCGACCATTTAGTGATATTAATCACAACTTAAATATTCCCGACCTAGAACAGCACATTTTGGGAGTCATCAACACACTCAACTTTAAAGCGCAGGAAATCCAAGACAATGAGGGACATTGGTATGATTTACGCATCCGCCCCTACCGTACAGTAGACAACAAAATTGACGGGGCAGTGGTGGTATTAGTTGATATCAACGACTTCAAACGCAGCGCCAAGCAAATCACCGCCGCCAGGGATTACGCGGAAGCAATTGTGGCAACTGTGCGGGAATCGCTGGTAGTTTTGGATACAGATTTAAAAGTAATTACCGCAAACCAGTTCTTCTACGAAAAATTCCACGTATCAGCAGAAGAGACAGAACAACGGCTGATTTATGAGATTGGTAATGGACAATGGGATATACCGCAATTGCGATCGCTCCTAGAAGACATTCTCCCCCACCAAAGTCAATTCCAAAACTTAGAAGTTGAGCATGAATTTGAGGATATTGGACGGAAAATCATGCGGCTGAATGCGCGGAAACTGTCGCATATTCACGACGCACCGATGATTCTCCTAGTAATTGAAGATATTACCCAACAAAAGCAACTAGAATCCGAACGGACGCAACTTTTGTCCCAAGAACAAGCAGCCCGTGAAGCATCAGAAACAGCCAACCGTGCCAAAGATGAATTTTTATCAATTCTTTCCCACGAACTGCGAAACCCCCTTAATGCTATGTTGGGTTGGGCAAGCCTACTGCGAACCCACGACCTAGACCAAGATACAGTGAATCAGGGTTTAGAAGCCATTGAACGCAGCGCCCAAGCCCAAGCCAGCCTCATCAGTGATTTATTGGACATTTCCCGCATCAGTTCTGGTAGACTGCGGATGGATGTCCAAACCATTGAACTTGTACCGATTATAGAAGCTGCGATCGCTGTTGTCCGGTTAGCAGCCGAAGCCAAAAGCATCCAAATTCACACCAACCTAGACCTGACACATAGACAGATAGTAGGCGACCCCATCCGCTTACAACAGGTAATCTGGAATTTACTCTCCAACGCCATCAAATTCACCCCAGTCAGAGGCAGAATTGATATCACCCTAGAGTACACCCCCTACCAAGCCCAAATTCAAGTCAGCGATACAGGTCAAGGTATCAAAGATGACTTCCTCCCTCATATATTTGAACGCTTCCGCCAAGCCGATGGCAGCAGAACCCGCTCAAATCCAGGCTTAGGCTTGGGTTTGTCAATCGTGCGCCACCTCATAGAACTCCACGGTGGTACAGTAGAAGCCACCAGCCCAGGAGAAAACCAAGGCGCAACCTTTACAATTCACCTCCCATTACAAAGTATCCAGGGTCAGATGTCCTACTTCACTCCTAGCGAGTCATTTAACCTTACCAGAACCCAATTACCCACTGATAATATTTCCTCCCTAGCAGGGTTGCGGGTACTTGTCGTAGATGACGAAGCCGACATCCGCCAATTATTCAAATTAATCTTAGAAGAATATGGCATAGAAGTAACAACAGTAGCCTCAGCCAGCGCCGCCCTATCAACCCTCATGGCAAATCCCAACGGCTACGACTTGCTGCTATCAGACATCGGCTTACCCGCAGAAGACGGTTACTCCCTAATACACCAAATCAGGCTGCTAAGTCCAGAAATTGGCGGACAAATCCCAGCCGCCGCCCTCACCGCCTACGCTGGTCATGCAGAATACGTCGAAGCCTTAGCCGCAGGCTTCCAAACCCACATCGCCAAACCCATCGACCCAGCGCAACTAGTGACATTAGTTGCTACTTTGACTGGGAGAGTGAGAAGTTAG
- the ligA gene encoding NAD-dependent DNA ligase LigA yields MVQIQPEIKRAQELRQLLQQASYAYYVMDAPIMEDAVYDQLYRELQQLETQYPELVTPDSPTQRVGERPATQFNSVRHNIPLYSLENAFNVEELQNWDQRWRRQVAKTEAEYVSELKIDGSAIALTYQDGILVRGATRGDGVMGEDITQNVRTIRSIPLRLNFDGMEAIEKVEVRGEAFLPLEVFKQINEERQKAGEQLFANPRNAAAGTLRQLDSRIVAKRRLDFFAYTLHIPGMDDASIANTQWEALELLQKMGFRVNPNHKLCQSLADVADYYKYWDTERLNLPYMTDGVVVKLNSFKLQEQLGFTQKFPRWAVALKYPAEEAPTRVENIAVNVGRTGALTPLAEMRPVQLAGTTVSRATLHNSDRIAQLDIRIGDTVIVRKAGEIIPEVVRVLKELRPPDTQPFIMPSNCPVCGQSVVRETGEAVTRCVNASCQAILKGSIEHWVSRDALDIKGVGEKLVHQLVDKGLVHSVADLYDLTAEQLFALERMGKKSAEKLIEAIAQSKNQPWSRVLYGLGIRHIGSVNAQLLTEKYRTVEQLSSAKQSEIEGIYGIGAEIAQSVYQWFQIDANQTLIKRLQTAGLQFANTEEISNVDNANLKFAGKTFVITGSLPTLKRDEAKALIQKAGGKVTDSVSKKTDYLVVGEDAGSKLGKAQALGVAQLTEAQLLELLQAS; encoded by the coding sequence ATGGTACAAATTCAGCCAGAGATTAAACGCGCCCAAGAACTGCGTCAACTGTTGCAACAAGCTAGTTATGCTTATTATGTCATGGATGCACCCATCATGGAGGATGCAGTCTACGACCAACTGTATCGAGAACTGCAACAACTAGAAACTCAGTATCCAGAATTAGTTACGCCAGATAGCCCTACGCAGCGTGTGGGGGAAAGGCCAGCTACACAGTTTAACTCTGTGCGCCACAACATTCCTCTGTATAGCTTGGAGAATGCGTTTAATGTGGAGGAGTTGCAAAATTGGGATCAGCGTTGGCGGCGACAGGTTGCAAAAACTGAGGCTGAATATGTCTCAGAACTGAAAATTGATGGTTCTGCGATCGCCCTCACGTACCAAGATGGTATTTTAGTCAGGGGTGCGACTAGGGGCGATGGGGTGATGGGTGAAGATATCACTCAAAATGTGCGGACAATTCGCTCTATTCCCTTGCGGTTAAATTTTGATGGTATGGAAGCAATTGAGAAGGTGGAAGTTAGGGGTGAGGCTTTCTTGCCTTTGGAAGTATTTAAACAAATCAACGAAGAAAGACAAAAGGCTGGGGAACAGTTATTTGCTAACCCCCGGAATGCGGCGGCTGGTACATTAAGACAGTTAGACTCGCGCATAGTCGCCAAGCGGCGGTTAGACTTTTTCGCTTATACGCTGCATATTCCTGGTATGGATGACGCGAGTATTGCCAATACCCAATGGGAAGCTTTGGAATTATTGCAGAAAATGGGTTTTCGGGTGAACCCTAACCACAAACTTTGTCAATCTTTAGCAGATGTTGCAGATTACTATAAATATTGGGATACGGAAAGATTAAATTTACCCTACATGACCGATGGGGTGGTAGTAAAACTTAACTCTTTCAAACTGCAAGAACAGTTAGGTTTTACCCAAAAATTCCCCAGGTGGGCGGTAGCGTTGAAGTATCCCGCCGAAGAAGCACCCACCCGTGTCGAAAATATTGCGGTGAATGTGGGAAGGACGGGGGCGTTAACACCGTTGGCGGAAATGCGTCCGGTACAGTTGGCGGGAACTACCGTATCTAGAGCTACCTTACATAATAGCGATCGCATCGCTCAATTAGACATCCGTATTGGTGACACCGTTATTGTCCGCAAGGCTGGGGAAATTATTCCTGAAGTTGTCAGGGTGCTGAAAGAACTGCGCCCACCTGATACCCAACCTTTCATTATGCCGAGTAATTGTCCCGTGTGCGGACAGTCTGTGGTGCGGGAGACGGGGGAAGCGGTAACTCGCTGTGTGAATGCTTCTTGTCAAGCCATTCTCAAAGGTTCGATAGAACATTGGGTGAGTCGTGATGCTTTAGATATTAAGGGTGTAGGCGAAAAACTGGTGCATCAACTCGTAGATAAAGGCTTGGTGCATTCCGTCGCTGATTTATATGACTTGACAGCAGAGCAATTATTTGCGTTGGAAAGAATGGGGAAAAAATCGGCAGAAAAATTAATTGAGGCGATCGCTCAATCAAAAAACCAGCCTTGGTCAAGGGTATTATATGGTTTAGGCATCCGTCATATAGGTAGCGTTAACGCTCAGTTATTAACGGAGAAATATCGGACAGTAGAGCAATTATCCTCCGCCAAACAGTCAGAAATCGAGGGTATTTATGGCATAGGTGCAGAAATTGCTCAGTCTGTTTATCAATGGTTTCAAATTGATGCCAATCAAACTTTAATTAAACGCTTACAAACCGCAGGGTTACAATTTGCAAACACCGAAGAAATATCTAATGTTGATAATGCTAACCTCAAATTTGCAGGTAAAACCTTTGTCATCACAGGCAGTTTACCCACATTAAAACGCGATGAGGCTAAAGCTTTGATTCAAAAAGCTGGGGGAAAAGTAACTGATTCAGTTAGCAAAAAAACAGACTATTTAGTTGTTGGTGAAGATGCAGGTTCTAAATTGGGAAAAGCCCAAGCATTGGGAGTTGCACAGTTAACCGAAGCTCAGTTATTAGAACTTTTGCAAGCAAGTTAG
- a CDS encoding KGG domain-containing protein, whose protein sequence is MSDTSKRGFASMDEDKQREIASKGGQAAHAKGTAHEFTSEEAREAGRKGGETVSQDREHMAEIGREGGKNSHGGGRKKQDNEDSTEIADSGEEHTQGGTREQHSQAGKQSHKNTSKKK, encoded by the coding sequence ATGTCAGATACAAGTAAACGTGGCTTTGCTTCTATGGATGAAGATAAGCAACGCGAAATCGCCAGCAAAGGCGGACAAGCTGCTCACGCTAAAGGTACTGCACATGAGTTTACTTCCGAAGAAGCTCGTGAAGCCGGACGCAAAGGTGGCGAAACCGTAAGCCAAGACAGAGAACACATGGCCGAAATCGGTCGTGAGGGTGGTAAAAATTCTCACGGTGGCGGACGCAAGAAACAAGATAACGAAGATAGCACAGAAATCGCAGATAGCGGCGAAGAACATACCCAAGGCGGTACAAGGGAACAACATTCCCAAGCCGGCAAGCAAAGCCATAAAAATACCAGCAAGAAAAAATAG
- a CDS encoding SDR family oxidoreductase — protein MDLQLRGKVALVTAASKGLGKATAWQFAREGAKVVICARSEVVEKAAAEITNDTGAEVLALRADVTQQADIERVIDTTIETFGGLDILVTNAGGPPAGTFDDTDLATWESAVDLTLLSTVRLVKYALPHLRQSTAAAILTITSSSTKQPVKNLVLSNSIRLAVIGLTKTLSQELGKDQIRVNSILPGWTYTERVEELINARIAKTGQTKEAEIASINTAVPLGRMGKPEEFANVAVFLCSPAASFVNGVMLQVDGGLNAGTF, from the coding sequence ATGGATTTGCAACTCAGGGGCAAAGTAGCCTTAGTCACAGCAGCTAGTAAAGGATTAGGTAAAGCTACGGCATGGCAATTTGCCCGTGAGGGTGCAAAAGTTGTAATCTGTGCGCGTAGCGAAGTAGTTGAGAAAGCGGCGGCGGAAATTACCAATGATACTGGTGCTGAGGTGTTGGCGCTACGTGCAGATGTTACCCAACAAGCCGACATTGAACGAGTAATTGATACGACTATAGAGACATTCGGCGGTTTGGATATCTTAGTGACAAACGCAGGCGGGCCTCCGGCTGGTACATTTGATGATACAGATTTGGCAACCTGGGAAAGCGCAGTTGATTTAACCTTACTTAGTACGGTGCGCTTAGTAAAATATGCCTTACCTCATCTACGTCAATCAACTGCTGCGGCAATTCTCACCATTACTTCTAGTTCCACTAAACAACCAGTCAAAAATCTGGTGTTGTCAAATTCGATTCGGTTGGCAGTAATTGGTTTAACAAAAACCCTATCTCAAGAATTAGGCAAGGATCAAATTCGCGTCAATAGTATTTTACCAGGCTGGACATATACAGAACGGGTGGAAGAATTGATTAATGCCCGTATTGCTAAAACTGGTCAAACAAAAGAGGCAGAAATTGCTAGTATTAATACTGCCGTTCCCTTGGGGCGCATGGGTAAACCAGAAGAGTTTGCGAATGTAGCAGTATTTCTTTGTTCACCTGCGGCATCATTTGTTAACGGTGTCATGCTTCAGGTAGATGGCGGACTGAACGCGGGGACGTTTTAA
- a CDS encoding NADPH-dependent oxidoreductase, producing the protein MSNPTELLKSRYGEVPFNPEIAWNESLTTLLTHRSVRSYLSDPLPPGTLETLVAAAQSASTSSNLQTWSVVAVEDPQRKEELSKLAGNQAHIRQVPLFLVWLADLARLSYVTDNRGFSHDALDYLESFVVATVDATLAAQNATVAAESLGLGTVYIGGIRNHPAEVAQILNLPPSVYAVFGLCVGYPNPEVPAAVKPRLPQEAVLHRETYKLTEQEEAIAHYNDIIKEFYTQQKMNIPGDWSEHSSKRVATVQSLNGRDRLREVLHSLGFQLR; encoded by the coding sequence ATGAGCAACCCGACAGAATTATTGAAATCCCGCTATGGTGAGGTTCCTTTTAATCCCGAAATTGCCTGGAATGAATCTCTAACTACGTTATTAACTCACCGTTCCGTCCGTTCTTATTTATCTGATCCTTTACCACCGGGAACACTAGAAACTCTGGTGGCGGCGGCTCAGTCTGCGTCAACTTCTTCTAATCTGCAAACATGGAGTGTAGTAGCTGTTGAAGATCCCCAGCGCAAAGAAGAATTATCTAAATTGGCAGGAAATCAGGCACACATTCGGCAAGTGCCTTTATTTTTGGTATGGTTAGCAGATTTGGCGCGGTTGAGTTATGTGACAGACAACCGGGGATTTTCTCATGATGCTTTAGATTATTTGGAATCCTTTGTCGTGGCAACTGTTGATGCTACCTTGGCGGCGCAAAATGCAACTGTAGCGGCTGAGTCTTTGGGTTTGGGAACTGTGTATATAGGTGGTATTCGGAATCATCCCGCAGAGGTGGCGCAGATTCTCAATTTGCCGCCTTCTGTGTATGCTGTGTTTGGGTTGTGTGTGGGTTATCCTAATCCAGAAGTACCAGCAGCCGTAAAGCCGAGATTACCCCAGGAGGCAGTGTTGCATCGGGAAACTTATAAACTGACAGAACAAGAAGAAGCGATCGCCCATTACAACGACATCATCAAAGAGTTCTATACTCAACAGAAGATGAATATTCCTGGCGATTGGTCAGAACATTCTTCCAAGCGCGTGGCTACTGTACAATCATTGAATGGACGCGATCGCTTGCGTGAAGTATTGCATAGTCTTGGTTTCCAGTTACGTTAG
- a CDS encoding sulfonate ABC transporter substrate-binding protein — protein sequence MIDLIFRRLIARWRALIKFGDFPFKNPLPLRIASPLPITGAFLAGVCLSLLFAACSSTPTATNPNPSATDVSNSAPTAAKVLRFGYQKSNILLKTKGVLEKRLSPEGVSVQWIEFPAGPQLLEAMNVGSIDVGHVGESPPIFAQAAGASLTYIAGISASPAGSAILVPQNSPIKQLSDLKGKKVAFQKGSSAHLLLVQALQKGGLKYTDIEPKYLPPADARAAFVKGSVDAWVIWDPFYAAAQEATKARVLVDGAGINKQGGYYLASRKYVTENPQIIKATLEEIQKLEEWSKNHREEVAQALSPVLGIDIETMRKATNRRSFGIVPITDELINLQQSVADTYYQLKLIPKQVSVREAVLTKEQYAAFSPPVN from the coding sequence ATGATTGACCTCATTTTTCGCCGCCTGATTGCGAGGTGGAGAGCATTAATAAAGTTTGGGGATTTTCCCTTTAAAAATCCGCTACCACTTCGCATTGCTTCACCTTTACCAATAACTGGAGCTTTTCTGGCTGGTGTTTGTCTGAGCTTATTATTTGCTGCTTGCTCATCGACACCAACAGCTACTAATCCCAATCCTAGTGCGACAGATGTTAGTAATTCTGCACCTACAGCCGCTAAAGTATTACGCTTTGGTTATCAGAAATCTAACATTTTATTGAAAACCAAAGGCGTATTAGAAAAGCGGTTATCACCAGAAGGTGTATCTGTGCAATGGATTGAATTTCCGGCAGGGCCGCAATTGTTAGAAGCGATGAATGTCGGTAGTATTGATGTTGGACATGTAGGCGAATCACCACCAATCTTTGCTCAAGCCGCAGGTGCATCATTAACCTATATTGCAGGAATCTCAGCTAGTCCTGCTGGTTCGGCAATTCTTGTACCACAAAATTCACCTATTAAACAACTTTCAGACTTGAAGGGTAAGAAAGTTGCTTTTCAGAAAGGTTCTAGCGCTCATTTATTATTAGTCCAAGCTTTACAAAAGGGAGGATTAAAATATACTGATATTGAGCCTAAATACTTGCCGCCGGCTGATGCTCGTGCCGCTTTTGTTAAGGGTAGTGTCGATGCTTGGGTAATTTGGGACCCGTTTTATGCAGCAGCACAAGAAGCCACTAAAGCCCGTGTTTTAGTTGATGGTGCAGGGATTAACAAACAGGGTGGTTATTATTTAGCTAGTCGTAAGTATGTGACTGAAAATCCTCAAATTATTAAAGCAACTTTAGAAGAAATTCAAAAGTTGGAAGAATGGTCAAAAAATCACCGAGAGGAAGTGGCTCAAGCTCTATCACCCGTGTTAGGAATTGATATTGAGACAATGAGAAAGGCTACTAATAGACGTAGTTTTGGCATTGTGCCAATTACCGATGAACTGATAAATTTACAACAATCAGTTGCAGATACATATTATCAGTTGAAACTGATTCCTAAACAGGTTAGTGTGAGAGAGGCAGTTCTAACAAAAGAACAATACGCTGCTTTTTCTCCTCCAGTTAATTAA